GTGCGCAACGTGACGCTGGCCGGTCCGCACCTGGGCGTCCACCGGGTCTATTTCACCGACAAGGACCAGGGCTATGCGGCGGCCGACGGCCGGCTGCTGGTCCGGTTCGCGCCGACAGAGCGGGCGGAGGGCTGGCTGTTCGAGCTGCACCACCGGCTGCTGGCGGGCGAGACGGGGGACAAGGTCGTCGGCGCCGCCGGGATCGCCGGCGCGCTGCTGGTGCTGACGGGCGCGATCGTCTGGCTGCCGGCCTGGCGCAGCTTCGGCGCGCGGGTCTGGCCGAAGACCCTGACCAAGCGGGCGGACCTGGTGGGCTCGCATCGCAACCTCGGCGTGATCACGGCCTTGCCCGTGTTCGTCCTGTGCCTGACCGGCGGTGCGATCATCTTCCACGAGACGACGCAGGGCCTGATGGCCGCCGCCGCGCCGGGCCCCGCCGCGCCGAAGCCGCCGGCCGCGGGCGAGGGCGAGGTGAACTGGCTGCGGGCGCTGTCGGCCGCGCAGGCGGCCTTCCCCGACGCCACGCTGCGGATGGCCTCCACGCCCGGCAAGCCGGGGGCGCCGGCGACGATCCGGATGAAGCAGCCCGGCGAGTGGCATCCGAACGGCCGCACCGTGGTCTGGATCGATCCGTCGGACGAGCGCGTGCTGGGGACGGTGGACGCGATGGCGCTCGGCGCCGGGATGCGCGCCTACAACAGCTTCTACCCCCTGCACGCGGGCAAGGTGGGCGGGATCGCCTACGAGGCCGTGGTGTTCCTGGGCGGCCTGGCGCTGGCGGCCCTGGGCGGCTTCGGCCTCTGGTCGTTCCTAATCAAGCAGACGCGGCGCAGGCCCGTCCCCGCGAAGGCCGCGCCGCAGGCGGCGGAGTAGCCGCCTACTGCGCCGCCTCCTGGGCGTAGCCGAGCTGTTCGTTCAGGCGGTCCAGGACCTCGATGGCGGCCTCGGGCACGACGGTGCCGGGCGGGAAGATCGCCGCCACGCCCATCTCCTCCAGCGCCTTGAAGTCCTCGGGCGGGATGACGCCGCCGACGAAGACCACGATGTCGGGCCGGCCCAGCTTGGCCAGCTCGGCCCTCAGCTCGGGAACGAGCGTCAGGTGGCCGGCGGCCAGGGAGCTCGCGCCCACCGCATGGACGCCGTCGCGCACCGCCTGGGCGGCGGTCTCGGCCGGGGTCTGGAAGAGGTCGCCGATGTCTACGTCGAAGCCGAGGTCGGCGAAGCCGGAGGCGATCACCTTCTGGCCGCGGTCGTGGCCGTCCTGGCCCATCTTGGCGATCAGGACGCGGGGCCTGCGCCCGTCGGCCTGGCGGAAGGCCTCGGCCATGGCGCGGGCGCGGTCGGCGGCCGGCGTGGCGCCCGCCTCGCGCAGGTAGACGCCCTTCACCGCGTCGGCGTGGGCCTTGTGGCGGCCGAACACCTTCTCGAGCGCGTAGGAGATCTCGCCCACGGTGGCCTTGGCGCGGGCGGCGTTCACCGACAGCTCCAGCAGGTTGCCGTCGCCGGCGGCGCCGGCCGAGAGCGCGTCGAGCGCGGCGGCCACGGCCTCGGGATCGCGCTCGGCCTTCAGCCGGTTCAGCTTGGCGATCTGGGCGGTGCGGACCGCGGTGTTGTCGACCTTCAGCACCGGGATGTCGTCGGCGACGTCGGGCTTGTAGCGGTTCACGCCGACGACGCTCTGCTGGCCCGAATCGATCCGCGCCTGGGTGCGGGCCGAGGCCTCCTCGATGCGCCGCTTGGGCAGGCCGTCCTCGATCGCCTTGGCCATGCCGCCGAGCGCCTCCACCTCGGCGATATGGGCCAGGGCGCGCTCGGCGAGCTGGGCCGTCAGGGCCTCGACGTAGTAGCTGCCGCCCCAGGGATCGATCACCCGGGTCTGGCCGCTTTCGATCTGCAGGAAGAGCTGGGTGTTGCGGCTGATGCGGGCCGAGAAGTCGGTCGGCAGGGCCAGGGCCTCGTCGAGGCTGTTGGTGTGCAGGCTCTGGGTCTGGCCGCCGGTGGCGGCCATGGCCTCGATGGCCGTCCGCGCGACGTTGTTGAACACGTCCTGGGCGGCCAGCGACCAGCCCGAGGTCTGGGTGTGGGCCCTAAGCGACAGCGAGCGAGCGTCCTTGGGGTCGAACTCCTGCTTCATGAGCTTGGCCCACAGCAGGCGCGCGGCCCGCTGCTTGGCGATCTCCATGAAGACGTTCATGCCGGCGTTCCAGAAGAACGACAGGCGCGGGGCGAACTGGTCCACGCTCATGCCGGCGGCGACGCCGGCGCGGACGTACTCGATGCCGTCGGCCAGGGTGTAGGCCAGCTCCAGGTCGAGCGTCGCCCCGGCTTCCTGCATGTGGTAGCCGCTGATCGAGATCGAGTTGAACCGCGGCATCTCCTTCGAGGTGTAGGCGAAGATGTCCGCGATGATCCGCATCGAGGGACCGGGCGGGTAGATGTAGGTGTTCCGGGTCAGGAACTCCTTGAGGATGTCGTTCTGGATGGTGCCCGACAGCTTCTCGTGCGGGACGCCCTGCTCCTCGGCCGCCACGATGTAGAGCGCCATGATCGGCAGCACGGCGCCGTTCATGGTCATCGACACGCTCATCTTGTCGAGCGGGATGCCGTCGAACAGCGTGCGCATGTCGAGGATGGAATCGATGGCCACGCCCGCCATGCCGACGTCGCCGGGCACGCGCGGATGGTCGGAATCGTAGCCGCGGTGGGTGGCCAGGTCGAAGGCGATGGACAGGCCCATCTGACCGGCCGCCAGGTTGCGGCGGTAGAAGGCGTTGGAGTCCTCGGCCGTGGAGAAGCCCGCGTACTGGCGGATGGTCCACGGATTGGTCGCGTACATCGTGGGGTAGGGGCCCCGGACGAAGGGCGCGAGGCCGGGATAGCCGGACAGCTCCGTCAGGCCGTGGGCGTCGGACGCGTCATAGGCCGGCTTGACGGGAATGCCCTCGGGCGTGGCCCAGGCCTCGCCGGTCGCGGGCGGGGCGGACGCAAGCTCGGCGTCGAACGGCAGGGCGGCGAAATCGGGGAACGAGGACATCAACGCAGATCCCAAAGTTCGTCATCGCCCGGCATGTCCGGGCGACCCATGCTGACGGCGTCGTTGTGGCGAGGCGGCTTGGGTCCCCCGGATCGCCCTGCGGACGACCGGAGGAAGACGAGGGTGTTCATGCCAGGGCCTCGTACTTTTCGGACAGCCGCATGGGCTTGAGCGGCGGGCAGCGGCCGTCGGGGCCGGGCAGGCGGGGCGAGGGCGCGTCCACCGGGACGGGCGTGGGCCGCTCGACCTGGGCGGGCGCCTCGTCGGCGGGCGGGAAGGCGTTGACGCCGAGGATCTTCAGCTCGCCGCGGGCGGCGTTCGCGGCCTCGACCTCGCGGGCGACGTCGCCCTTCTCGAGCGCGGCGACCAGGCCGCCGGCGGCCTCGATGGCCTGGAACCGGGCCCAGGCGGCGCGGGCGATCTCGTCGGTCAGCGCCTCGATGTAGCCCGAGCCGGCGGCGGGGTCGGCGACGCGGCCGACGCTGGCCTCTTCCATCAGCACGAGCTGGGTGTTGCGGCTTTCGCG
The Phenylobacterium zucineum HLK1 genome window above contains:
- the scpA gene encoding methylmalonyl-CoA mutase, which codes for MSSFPDFAALPFDAELASAPPATGEAWATPEGIPVKPAYDASDAHGLTELSGYPGLAPFVRGPYPTMYATNPWTIRQYAGFSTAEDSNAFYRRNLAAGQMGLSIAFDLATHRGYDSDHPRVPGDVGMAGVAIDSILDMRTLFDGIPLDKMSVSMTMNGAVLPIMALYIVAAEEQGVPHEKLSGTIQNDILKEFLTRNTYIYPPGPSMRIIADIFAYTSKEMPRFNSISISGYHMQEAGATLDLELAYTLADGIEYVRAGVAAGMSVDQFAPRLSFFWNAGMNVFMEIAKQRAARLLWAKLMKQEFDPKDARSLSLRAHTQTSGWSLAAQDVFNNVARTAIEAMAATGGQTQSLHTNSLDEALALPTDFSARISRNTQLFLQIESGQTRVIDPWGGSYYVEALTAQLAERALAHIAEVEALGGMAKAIEDGLPKRRIEEASARTQARIDSGQQSVVGVNRYKPDVADDIPVLKVDNTAVRTAQIAKLNRLKAERDPEAVAAALDALSAGAAGDGNLLELSVNAARAKATVGEISYALEKVFGRHKAHADAVKGVYLREAGATPAADRARAMAEAFRQADGRRPRVLIAKMGQDGHDRGQKVIASGFADLGFDVDIGDLFQTPAETAAQAVRDGVHAVGASSLAAGHLTLVPELRAELAKLGRPDIVVFVGGVIPPEDFKALEEMGVAAIFPPGTVVPEAAIEVLDRLNEQLGYAQEAAQ
- a CDS encoding PepSY-associated TM helix domain-containing protein is translated as MGLLRTLHAWAGAILALILVVLGLSGSLLVLRDPWVKLTVPEARGGVAASPRALGAAVQAIQAQAPGEVRNVTLAGPHLGVHRVYFTDKDQGYAAADGRLLVRFAPTERAEGWLFELHHRLLAGETGDKVVGAAGIAGALLVLTGAIVWLPAWRSFGARVWPKTLTKRADLVGSHRNLGVITALPVFVLCLTGGAIIFHETTQGLMAAAAPGPAAPKPPAAGEGEVNWLRALSAAQAAFPDATLRMASTPGKPGAPATIRMKQPGEWHPNGRTVVWIDPSDERVLGTVDAMALGAGMRAYNSFYPLHAGKVGGIAYEAVVFLGGLALAALGGFGLWSFLIKQTRRRPVPAKAAPQAAE